A DNA window from Pseudorasbora parva isolate DD20220531a chromosome 5, ASM2467924v1, whole genome shotgun sequence contains the following coding sequences:
- the cxcr4b gene encoding C-X-C chemokine receptor type 4b, producing the protein MDFYDHIILDNSSDSGSGDFDDYELCDLTDNNDFPKIFLPTVYGIIFVLGIIGNGLVVLVMGFQKKSKNMTDKYRLHLSIADLLFVLTLPFWAVDAASGWYFGRFLCVTVNMIYTLNLYSSVLILAFISLDRYLAVVRATNSQTFRKLLAEKVIYLGVWLPATLLTVPDLVFAKVHNTGMNTICELTYPQQGNMVWKAYFRFQHIIFGFLLPGLIILTCYCIIISKLSKSSKGQALKRKALKTTIILILCFFICWLPYCAGILVDTLVTLNVISHSCFLEQCLEKWIFFTEALAYFHCCLNPILYAFLGVKFSKSARNALSISSRSSHKMLTKKRGHISSVSTESESSSVLSS; encoded by the exons ATGGATTTTTACGAT CACATCATTTTAGACAACAGTTCAGACTCCGGGTCTGGGGATTTTGATGATTATGAACTCTGTGACCTCACGGACAACAATGACTTCCCAAAGATTTTCCTCCCTACCGTTTATGGGATTATATTTGTCCTGGGAATCATTGGCAATGGACTTGTGGTGCTCGTGATGGGCTTCCAAAAGAAGTCGAAGAACATGACAGACAAGTACAGGTTGCACCTCTCCATTGCCGACCTCCTGTTTGTCCTCACGCTTCCCTTTTGGGCTGTGGATGCAGCCAGCGGGTGGTATTTTGGGAGATTTCTGTGCGTCACAGTCAACATGATCTACACTCTGAATTTGTACAGCAGCGTGCTGATCCTGGCATTTATCAGCCTGGATAGATATCTGGCTGTTGTCCGTGCCACAAACAGCCAGACCTTCAGGAAGCTACTTGCAGAAAAGGTGATCTACCTTGGAGTTTGGCTCCCAGCGACCCTGCTCACCGTGCCCGATCTGGTCTTCGCCAAAGTCCACAATACGGGCATGAATACGATCTGCGAGCTCACCTACCCGCAGCAGGGGAACATGGTGTGGAAGGCTTATTTCCGCTTCCAGCACATCATCTTTGGCTTTTTGCTGCCTGGGCTGATCATTCTAACCTGTTACTGTATCATCATCTCAAAACTGTCCAAGAGCTCCAAGGGTCAGGCCCTGAAGAGGAAGGCGCTGAAGACGACCATCATCCTCATCCTCTGCTTCTTCATCTGCTGGTTGCCCTACTGTGCCGGCATCCTGGTGGACACTCTGGTGACGCTGAACGTCATATCTCACAGCTGTTTCCTGGAACAGTGTCTGGAGAAATGGATCTTCTTTACTGAGGCACTGGCATACTTCCACTGCTGTCTCAACCCCATCCTTTATGCTTTCCTGGGAGTCAAGTTCAGTAAATCTGCACGTAACGCTCTGAGCATCAGCAGTAGATCAAGTCACAAGATGTTGACCAAGAAAAGAGGACATATATCATCAGTATCTACTGAGTCCGAGTCATCCAGTGTGCTGTCCAGTTAA